A window of Mycolicibacterium fluoranthenivorans contains these coding sequences:
- a CDS encoding aromatic ring-hydroxylating oxygenase subunit alpha, translated as MKVPFTWKVTGWFVIGWSAEFLTGETRALRYFGADLVAWRDESGELHLMEAHCKHLGAHLGHGGKIVGDCVECPFHGWRWGPDGTNRFIPYQPDRPNRGVRLRVYPVREQHGVVFMWHQPHGAAPQWELPDIFDKFPQFPTDPDRYYRPFPEFSRFAENEPVHPQIVAENGPDSAHFRYVHRATVTPVCLDWKVVDNEWRFLTGWPDARSADPDRMALYIHSHFSGLGFAISVFEGAANHRLIFACTPVDDQVSNMFYSIWWPKEPGDTSDIPPEDVRKRVEQQYLVTVWDDLEIWRYQKYVERPSLSKIDAKPYMAMRKWATQFYEVGADA; from the coding sequence GTGAAGGTTCCGTTCACCTGGAAGGTCACCGGCTGGTTCGTCATCGGCTGGTCGGCGGAGTTCCTCACCGGCGAAACCCGAGCCCTCCGATACTTCGGTGCGGACCTGGTGGCCTGGCGGGACGAGTCGGGTGAACTGCACCTGATGGAGGCACACTGCAAGCATCTCGGCGCCCACCTGGGCCACGGCGGCAAGATCGTCGGCGACTGCGTCGAGTGCCCCTTCCACGGGTGGCGCTGGGGACCCGACGGCACCAACAGGTTCATCCCCTATCAACCCGACCGGCCCAACCGTGGAGTCCGCCTGCGTGTCTACCCGGTGCGGGAACAACACGGTGTGGTGTTCATGTGGCATCAACCGCACGGGGCGGCGCCGCAGTGGGAGCTGCCCGATATCTTCGACAAGTTCCCCCAGTTCCCCACCGACCCGGACAGGTACTATCGCCCGTTCCCCGAATTCTCCCGGTTCGCCGAGAACGAGCCGGTGCATCCGCAGATCGTCGCCGAAAACGGGCCCGACAGCGCACATTTCCGCTATGTGCACCGCGCCACGGTCACGCCGGTGTGCCTGGACTGGAAGGTGGTGGACAACGAATGGCGGTTCCTCACCGGGTGGCCCGACGCGCGCAGTGCCGACCCCGACCGGATGGCGCTCTACATCCACAGCCACTTCTCCGGCCTCGGCTTCGCCATCAGCGTCTTCGAAGGTGCCGCCAACCACCGGCTGATCTTCGCGTGCACACCCGTCGACGACCAGGTGTCGAACATGTTCTATTCGATCTGGTGGCCCAAAGAACCCGGCGACACCTCCGATATCCCACCCGAGGATGTCCGTAAGCGGGTGGAGCAGCAGTACCTCGTCACCGTCTGGGACGACCTGGAGATCTGGCGCTATCAGAAATACGTCGAACGGCCGTCGCTGTCCAAGATAGATGCGAAACCCTATATGGCCATGCGTAAGTGGGCCACCCAGTTCTACGAGGTCGGCGCGGACGCGTGA
- a CDS encoding cytochrome P450, whose protein sequence is MESQIEDPTGTPDVLGGSFNLLRDPYPLFAYHRARNGVFEGSVMDWRKTPESLRAEHQFAAVSFDAVSTVFRDGKSFNSKIYDATIGLFIGPSILAMEGKPHRDHRNLVTTAFKTKSLARWEPEIVRPICEALIDEFIETGRADLVRDFTFEFPTRVISKLLGLPEEDLAWFRARAVELISYTVKYQRAFEASAALKDYFLNQIELRRCAPTDDIIGDLVTAEVSGEKLTDEAIYSFLRLLLPAGLETTYRSSGNLLYLLLTHPEQFAAVQADRGLLGQAIEEALRFETPLTTVQRSANVETELDGVKLPAGAVIDVCIGSANRDETRWERPGEFDIFRTRVPHITFAAGEHTCLGLHLARMETRVAMECLLNRVTDIELDTSTDPHIFGQPFRSPTAIPVTFEPVI, encoded by the coding sequence GTGGAAAGCCAGATCGAGGATCCGACCGGTACCCCGGACGTCCTGGGCGGATCCTTCAACCTCTTGCGGGATCCGTATCCCCTGTTCGCGTACCACCGCGCCCGCAACGGCGTGTTCGAGGGCAGTGTCATGGACTGGCGCAAGACCCCCGAGTCTCTGCGCGCCGAGCATCAATTCGCCGCGGTGTCGTTCGATGCGGTCAGCACCGTCTTCCGGGACGGCAAGTCCTTCAATTCGAAGATCTACGACGCCACCATCGGTCTGTTCATCGGACCGTCCATCCTGGCCATGGAGGGCAAGCCGCACCGGGACCATCGAAACCTCGTCACCACGGCATTCAAGACGAAGTCGCTGGCCCGCTGGGAACCCGAGATCGTGCGGCCCATCTGCGAGGCGCTGATCGACGAGTTCATCGAGACCGGGCGCGCGGACCTGGTCCGCGATTTCACCTTCGAGTTCCCCACCCGCGTCATCTCGAAACTGCTGGGCCTGCCCGAAGAGGACCTGGCCTGGTTCCGCGCGCGTGCCGTCGAATTGATCAGCTACACAGTCAAATACCAGCGCGCCTTCGAGGCGTCCGCGGCGCTCAAGGACTACTTCCTCAACCAGATCGAACTTCGCCGTTGTGCACCCACCGACGACATCATCGGAGACCTGGTGACCGCCGAGGTCTCCGGCGAGAAGCTCACCGACGAGGCCATCTACTCCTTCCTGCGACTGCTGCTGCCCGCCGGACTGGAGACCACCTACCGCTCTTCGGGCAATCTGTTGTATCTGCTGCTGACCCATCCCGAGCAGTTCGCGGCCGTCCAGGCCGACCGGGGACTGCTCGGCCAGGCCATCGAGGAAGCTCTGCGGTTCGAGACACCGCTGACCACCGTGCAACGTTCGGCCAATGTCGAGACCGAGCTCGACGGGGTGAAGCTGCCCGCGGGCGCCGTGATCGACGTATGTATCGGCTCGGCCAACCGCGACGAAACCCGTTGGGAGCGGCCCGGAGAATTCGACATCTTCCGCACGCGGGTGCCGCACATCACCTTCGCCGCCGGCGAGCACACGTGCCTGGGCCTGCACCTGGCCCGGATGGAGACCCGGGTGGCGATGGAGTGCCTGCTCAACCGTGTCACCGATATCGAACTCGACACCAGTACCGATCCGCATATCTTCGGGCAACCGTTCCGCTCACCCACCGCCATCCCCGTCACCTTCGAACCGGTCATCTAA
- a CDS encoding acyl-CoA synthetase has product MPEVATQFTVTAVAESVATAIPDRTLVSQGDRRYSYRHIVGRSNRLAAYLHSRGLGCHTDRDALAGHQVGQDLLGIYAYNGPEFVEGLLGSFRARVAPFNVNYRYVKTELQYLLADSEASALLYHAAFAPRVAEIRAELPNLKVLIQIADSSGNELLDGAVDYESIVAENVPAPPVQPSPDDLYVLYTGGTTGMPKGVLWRQHDIFMTAFGGRNMVTGEQAGSVDEIARRAAENPGTKLLILPPLIHGAAQWAAMTAITTGQTLAFPSIVDRFDTDDVVRTIEREQVLVATVVGDAMARPLLTAIETGLRDGAADVSSLAVVANGGAQLTPYVKQRLIDAKPGLIVIDGVGSSETGAQMSHMSAPGAVSTGIFNAGPDTCVVAEDLSSVLPPAHDGLGWLAQRGYVPLGYKGDAAKTAATFPVIGGVRFAVPGDRARHLDSGAIELLGRDSVTINSGGEKIFAEEVESAIASHPAVADVVVAGRPSERWGSEVVAVVALADGAHVDAEELIRHAEKSIARYKLPKAVVFRPVVERSPAGKADYRWAREQAITDS; this is encoded by the coding sequence ATGCCTGAGGTAGCAACGCAATTCACCGTGACTGCCGTGGCCGAATCGGTCGCAACCGCAATACCGGACCGCACCTTGGTCAGCCAGGGCGACCGCCGGTACAGCTACCGCCATATCGTGGGCCGGTCGAATCGGCTGGCGGCCTACCTGCATTCGCGCGGTCTGGGCTGCCACACCGACCGCGATGCGCTGGCCGGCCATCAGGTGGGCCAGGATCTGCTCGGCATCTACGCGTACAACGGGCCGGAGTTCGTCGAAGGACTGCTGGGCTCCTTCCGCGCCCGGGTGGCGCCGTTCAACGTGAACTACCGTTACGTCAAAACCGAATTACAGTATCTGCTGGCCGATTCCGAGGCTTCGGCATTGCTGTATCACGCGGCGTTCGCACCCCGGGTCGCCGAGATCCGGGCTGAGCTGCCGAACCTCAAGGTGCTCATCCAGATCGCGGACAGTTCCGGCAATGAGCTGCTCGACGGCGCGGTCGACTACGAGTCGATTGTCGCCGAGAATGTCCCGGCACCCCCGGTGCAGCCCTCCCCCGACGATCTCTACGTCCTCTACACCGGTGGCACCACCGGCATGCCCAAAGGCGTCTTGTGGCGCCAGCACGATATCTTCATGACCGCCTTCGGCGGCCGCAACATGGTGACCGGCGAGCAGGCCGGCTCGGTCGACGAGATCGCGCGACGGGCGGCCGAGAACCCCGGCACCAAACTGCTGATTCTGCCGCCGCTCATCCACGGCGCCGCCCAGTGGGCCGCCATGACGGCGATCACCACCGGCCAGACGCTGGCCTTCCCCAGCATCGTCGATCGTTTCGACACCGATGATGTGGTGCGCACCATCGAGCGCGAACAGGTGCTGGTGGCCACCGTCGTCGGCGATGCCATGGCCCGGCCGCTGCTGACCGCGATCGAAACCGGTCTGCGTGACGGCGCCGCAGATGTCTCCAGCCTGGCTGTCGTCGCCAACGGTGGCGCGCAGCTCACTCCGTACGTCAAGCAGCGATTGATCGACGCCAAACCGGGACTCATCGTGATCGACGGCGTCGGCTCTTCGGAGACCGGTGCGCAGATGAGCCACATGTCGGCTCCCGGCGCCGTCTCGACCGGCATCTTCAATGCGGGACCCGATACCTGTGTGGTGGCCGAGGATCTCAGTTCCGTGCTGCCGCCGGCGCACGACGGTCTGGGCTGGCTGGCCCAGCGTGGCTACGTCCCGTTGGGTTACAAGGGTGATGCGGCCAAGACGGCGGCGACCTTCCCCGTCATCGGCGGCGTGCGCTTCGCGGTGCCGGGTGACCGTGCTCGCCATCTGGACAGCGGTGCCATCGAACTGCTCGGCCGGGATTCGGTGACCATCAACTCCGGCGGCGAGAAGATCTTCGCCGAAGAGGTCGAATCCGCGATCGCCTCGCACCCCGCGGTGGCCGATGTCGTGGTCGCCGGCCGGCCCAGTGAGCGGTGGGGCTCCGAGGTCGTCGCGGTGGTTGCGCTGGCAGACGGCGCCCACGTCGACGCCGAAGAGCTCATCCGGCACGCCGAGAAGTCCATCGCGCGTTACAAACTGCCCAAGGCCGTGGTGTTCCGGCCGGTCGTTGAGCGCAGCCCGGCGGGCAAGGCCGACTACCGGTGGGCCCGCGAGCAGGCGATCACTGATTCCTGA
- a CDS encoding mycofactocin-coupled SDR family oxidoreductase produces the protein MPGLLTDKVAFITGAARGQGRAHAVRMAKEGADIIAVDIAGPLPPKVPYLSATPDEFAETVDLVKATGRRIFHRAVDVRDFEGLKSAVDDGVAELGRLDVIVANAGITIPEAWHDITPESFRDVIDINVTGVWNTVQAGAQHIIDGGNGGSIILVSSLAGVKMQAFMVHYTASKHAVTGMARAFAAELGRHRIRVNSLHPGPVPTAMGSGDMLVALSKAFETNPTLVQMGTPFTPDWGVEPEDVAASAVWLASDEARHITAVALAIDNGMAQF, from the coding sequence ATGCCAGGGTTGTTGACCGACAAGGTCGCGTTCATCACCGGAGCGGCACGTGGTCAAGGACGTGCGCACGCGGTCCGGATGGCGAAAGAGGGTGCGGACATCATCGCGGTCGACATCGCCGGACCCCTGCCGCCGAAGGTGCCCTATCTGTCGGCCACGCCCGATGAGTTCGCGGAGACGGTCGATCTGGTGAAGGCGACCGGGCGGCGGATCTTTCACCGCGCGGTGGATGTGCGGGACTTCGAGGGCCTGAAGTCCGCTGTCGACGACGGTGTCGCCGAACTGGGCCGCCTCGATGTGATCGTCGCCAACGCCGGCATCACCATCCCCGAGGCCTGGCATGACATCACCCCGGAGTCCTTCCGCGACGTCATCGACATCAATGTCACCGGTGTATGGAACACCGTCCAGGCGGGTGCGCAGCACATCATCGACGGCGGCAATGGCGGCTCGATCATCCTGGTGAGTTCGCTCGCGGGCGTGAAGATGCAGGCCTTCATGGTGCACTACACCGCCAGCAAGCACGCTGTCACCGGGATGGCGCGTGCGTTCGCCGCCGAGCTCGGCAGGCATCGCATCAGGGTGAACAGCCTGCATCCCGGCCCGGTGCCCACCGCGATGGGTTCTGGAGACATGCTGGTGGCGTTGAGCAAGGCGTTTGAGACGAACCCCACGCTGGTGCAGATGGGGACCCCGTTCACTCCGGACTGGGGCGTCGAACCCGAGGATGTCGCCGCGTCCGCGGTCTGGCTGGCTTCTGACGAGGCCCGCCACATCACCGCCGTGGCGCTGGCGATCGACAACGGAATGGCACAGTTCTGA
- a CDS encoding thiolase family protein, producing the protein MNDVAIIGVGLHPFGRFEGKSAMEMGVDAICAAVADAGVEWRHIQAATGGSWTVANPDAIVGMVGLSGIPFTNVFNACATAASAVKVCADGIRLGDYDIGIAVGLDKHPRGAFTEDPALVGMPSWYAENGQYLTTQFFGMKANRYLHDHHISARTLAKVANKNLRNGALNPNAFRRKPIAEDDILNSAMLNYPLTQYMFCAPDEGAAAVVMCRADIAHRYTAKPVYLKAVEVRTRRYGAYEVNTTCAPVEEDVAPTVYAARAAFEKSGVAPEDVDVVQLQDTDAGAEIIHMAECGFCADGDQEKLLAEGATEIGGSLPVNTDGGLIANGEPIGASGLRQIHELVRQLRGEAGDRQVPGTPRVGFAQLYGAPGTAGATVLTL; encoded by the coding sequence GTGAACGATGTGGCGATCATCGGGGTCGGCCTGCACCCGTTCGGCCGGTTCGAGGGCAAGTCCGCCATGGAGATGGGAGTGGACGCGATTTGCGCGGCCGTCGCCGACGCGGGAGTCGAATGGCGCCACATCCAAGCGGCAACGGGCGGCAGCTGGACGGTCGCCAACCCCGACGCCATCGTCGGCATGGTGGGACTGTCCGGAATCCCGTTCACCAATGTGTTCAACGCGTGCGCCACGGCCGCGTCCGCGGTCAAGGTGTGCGCCGACGGTATCCGGCTCGGCGACTACGACATCGGCATCGCCGTCGGGCTGGACAAACACCCGCGCGGCGCGTTCACCGAGGATCCGGCGCTGGTCGGGATGCCGAGCTGGTACGCCGAGAACGGCCAATACCTGACCACCCAGTTCTTCGGCATGAAGGCCAACCGCTACCTGCACGACCACCACATCTCGGCGCGCACGCTGGCCAAGGTGGCCAACAAGAACCTGCGCAACGGCGCACTCAATCCGAATGCTTTCCGGCGCAAGCCGATCGCCGAGGACGACATCCTCAACTCGGCCATGCTCAACTATCCGCTGACGCAATACATGTTCTGTGCGCCCGATGAGGGCGCCGCCGCGGTGGTCATGTGTCGCGCCGACATCGCACACCGCTACACCGCCAAACCGGTGTACCTCAAGGCAGTGGAGGTCCGCACCCGCCGCTACGGGGCCTATGAGGTGAACACCACGTGCGCGCCGGTGGAAGAGGACGTGGCACCCACCGTGTACGCCGCCCGAGCCGCATTCGAAAAGTCCGGTGTCGCACCCGAGGACGTCGATGTCGTGCAGTTACAGGACACCGACGCGGGCGCCGAGATCATCCACATGGCCGAATGCGGGTTCTGTGCCGACGGCGACCAGGAGAAACTCCTCGCCGAGGGCGCCACCGAGATCGGCGGCTCACTGCCCGTCAACACCGACGGCGGATTGATCGCCAACGGCGAACCGATCGGCGCGTCCGGTCTGCGGCAGATCCACGAACTGGTGCGCCAGCTGCGAGGCGAGGCCGGTGATCGTCAGGTCCCCGGCACGCCGAGAGTCGGCTTCGCCCAGCTCTACGGCGCCCCCGGCACCGCGGGCGCCACCGTCCTGACGCTCTGA
- a CDS encoding amidohydrolase family protein: protein MTGQFRDAPIFDADQHMYETGDALTKFLPDKYSRAVQYGRFGKQTRIVINNRVTDFIPNPTFERVAAPGAHERFFAGENTEGQTLREMQGQAIDAPEATRNPVARLKELDHQGVTEALNYPTLGSLVEHSSADDPALTLAIIHALNEWIHEHWSFNYENRVFTTPIINLSEVDAAQRELAWLLERGAKVALIKPGPVNGLHGWRSPALPEFDPFWRDVEAAGLPIVLHASYPPLDDYVGKWEPPYTQNFMTQSAFRWMVLGHREIADMITALICHGTLTRFPRLRVASVENGSGWIFPLFNDFEDLQKKMPQNFPEHPHDVFRRNIWVSPFWEGCVSDVVNTVGWDKVMFGSDYPHPEGLAEPKGFWKYAEGMDVRRTYDFMGDNARRFMGLPLANPDPAAAQPPALAEI from the coding sequence ATGACCGGACAGTTCCGGGACGCACCGATCTTCGACGCGGACCAACACATGTACGAGACCGGCGACGCGTTGACGAAGTTCCTACCGGACAAGTACAGCCGCGCCGTGCAGTACGGACGGTTCGGTAAGCAGACCCGCATCGTGATCAACAACCGCGTGACCGACTTCATCCCCAACCCCACCTTCGAACGAGTGGCCGCCCCCGGAGCTCACGAGAGATTCTTCGCGGGTGAGAACACCGAAGGCCAGACCCTGCGCGAGATGCAGGGCCAGGCCATCGATGCACCCGAGGCGACGCGGAATCCGGTCGCACGACTCAAGGAGCTGGACCACCAGGGGGTGACCGAAGCCCTGAACTACCCCACCCTGGGCAGCCTGGTAGAGCACTCCAGCGCCGATGACCCGGCCCTGACCCTGGCGATCATCCACGCGCTCAACGAGTGGATTCACGAGCACTGGAGCTTCAACTACGAGAACCGGGTGTTCACCACCCCGATCATCAACCTCTCCGAGGTCGATGCCGCCCAGCGCGAGCTCGCCTGGCTGCTCGAGCGCGGCGCGAAAGTTGCGCTCATCAAGCCCGGTCCTGTGAACGGCCTGCACGGTTGGCGCTCCCCGGCTCTACCCGAATTCGACCCGTTCTGGCGTGATGTCGAAGCGGCCGGGTTACCCATCGTGTTGCACGCCAGCTACCCACCGTTGGACGACTACGTCGGCAAGTGGGAACCGCCGTACACGCAGAACTTCATGACGCAGAGCGCCTTTCGCTGGATGGTTCTGGGCCACCGCGAGATCGCCGACATGATCACCGCTCTCATCTGTCACGGCACCCTGACCCGGTTCCCCAGGCTGCGCGTCGCCAGCGTGGAGAACGGCAGTGGCTGGATCTTCCCGCTGTTCAACGATTTCGAGGACCTGCAGAAGAAGATGCCGCAGAACTTCCCCGAACATCCGCACGACGTGTTCCGGCGCAATATCTGGGTCAGCCCGTTCTGGGAGGGCTGTGTCTCAGATGTGGTGAACACCGTGGGCTGGGACAAGGTCATGTTCGGTTCGGACTACCCACACCCGGAGGGGCTTGCCGAGCCGAAGGGCTTCTGGAAATACGCCGAAGGGATGGACGTACGTCGCACCTACGACTTCATGGGTGACAACGCCCGCCGGTTCATGGGCCTGCCGTTGGCGAATCCCGACCCCGCCGCGGCGCAGCCGCCCGCCCTGGCCGAGATCTGA
- a CDS encoding aldehyde dehydrogenase family protein, giving the protein MLIDGQLVAAASGAEFDNVSPATGLVLGATAAADAEDMDAAIGAARRAFDESEWSTNRALRRRVLLQLQDAIEAEKEYLREELIAEVGCPAMTTQNAQLDWPLADALRYPARLIDEFEWERALVGGGLFGERNARTVVKEPVGVVAAITPSNFPIEVILNKLGPALAAGNTVVLKPDPNTPWNATRLGRLIAERTDFPAGVVNVVPTPSNEVAGLLGTDPRVDMMSFTGSTAVGKHLMRVGADTMKRTFLELGGKSAMIVLDDANPAHIIPGAIGACVHAGQACAANTRMLVHRSLFDEAVTNVTMAFGAVPVGDPVLPTTLVGPLISAAQQKRVLDAIAGARRDGAEIVVGGAVPQGLPAHLAGGHFVAPTVIVGAHPSSSIAQDEVFGPVLVLIPFDDDDEAVRLANDSAFGLAGAVVSTSSERAMAVARRIRSGAVGVNGGMYYGADAPFGGYKNSGVGRQCGIEGFAQYTETKTIGWRLPRQSAVQNDATKR; this is encoded by the coding sequence ATGTTGATCGACGGTCAGTTGGTGGCGGCCGCCTCCGGCGCCGAGTTCGACAACGTCAGCCCGGCGACCGGGCTGGTGCTGGGCGCGACCGCGGCGGCCGATGCCGAGGATATGGACGCCGCGATCGGCGCCGCCCGGCGCGCCTTCGACGAGAGTGAGTGGTCGACCAATCGGGCACTGCGCCGGCGTGTGCTGCTGCAGCTGCAGGACGCCATCGAGGCCGAAAAGGAGTATCTGCGTGAGGAACTGATCGCCGAGGTCGGATGCCCGGCCATGACGACGCAGAATGCACAACTGGACTGGCCGCTCGCCGATGCGCTGCGTTACCCCGCCCGACTGATCGATGAATTCGAATGGGAGCGCGCACTCGTGGGGGGCGGCCTGTTCGGTGAGCGCAACGCCCGGACGGTGGTCAAGGAACCGGTCGGTGTGGTCGCGGCGATCACGCCGTCGAACTTCCCCATCGAGGTCATCCTCAACAAGCTCGGCCCGGCCCTGGCGGCCGGTAACACGGTGGTGCTCAAACCCGATCCGAACACGCCATGGAACGCCACCCGGCTGGGTCGTCTGATCGCCGAGCGCACCGACTTCCCGGCCGGGGTGGTCAATGTGGTGCCGACGCCGTCCAACGAGGTCGCCGGACTGCTCGGCACCGACCCGCGCGTGGACATGATGTCGTTCACCGGGTCGACCGCCGTGGGCAAGCACCTCATGCGGGTCGGTGCGGACACCATGAAGCGCACATTCCTCGAATTGGGCGGCAAGTCCGCGATGATCGTGCTCGACGACGCCAACCCGGCCCATATCATCCCCGGTGCGATCGGGGCGTGCGTGCACGCCGGGCAGGCATGCGCGGCGAACACCCGGATGCTGGTGCACCGCAGCCTGTTCGATGAGGCCGTCACCAATGTGACGATGGCCTTCGGCGCGGTGCCGGTCGGCGATCCGGTACTGCCCACCACGCTGGTGGGCCCTTTGATCAGTGCGGCCCAGCAGAAGCGGGTGCTCGACGCGATCGCGGGCGCCCGCCGTGACGGAGCGGAGATCGTGGTGGGCGGCGCTGTGCCACAGGGGTTGCCGGCTCATCTGGCCGGTGGCCACTTCGTGGCGCCCACGGTCATCGTCGGGGCGCATCCGTCGTCGTCGATCGCGCAGGACGAGGTGTTCGGTCCGGTCCTGGTGCTCATCCCGTTCGACGATGACGACGAGGCGGTACGGCTGGCCAACGACAGCGCTTTCGGTCTGGCCGGAGCGGTGGTGTCCACATCGTCGGAGCGTGCGATGGCTGTGGCACGCCGGATCCGGAGCGGCGCCGTCGGTGTCAACGGCGGCATGTACTACGGAGCCGACGCTCCGTTCGGCGGCTACAAGAACAGCGGCGTCGGCCGGCAGTGCGGTATCGAGGGCTTTGCGCAGTACACCGAGACCAAGACGATCGGATGGCGGCTGCCCCGGCAGTCCGCAGTGCAGAACGATGCCACGAAGAGGTAG
- a CDS encoding aldehyde dehydrogenase family protein: MGTTDERVSGQVDMRALLDRQRRSFIADGPPDVAVRRHRIDRLLALVLDNTDEFADAMAADFGTRSRSASLFTEVVGIIPVIEHTRAHVAQWMRATKLMRAARVAGLRAEVEPAPLGVVGIIGPWNFPLNLVVLPAAAAFAAGNRVMIKMSEITSHTAEVMCAKAPDYFDETELAVLVGGADTAAEFSTLPLDHLFFTGSPGVGALVQRAASENLVPVTLELGGKNPVVVASDADIRRSATRIAQARMVNGGQVCVCPDYVFVPDHKIGEFVDVARQTLRTMFPSIVGNGDYCSSVNDANFDRVVGLIDDARTRGATVEAVAPPGESLPDRTSRKIAPTIVRDIDDTMRIAREEIFGPVLVVHGYATLTQAIDYINARPAPLVAYWYGPDGTAFRTFVSHTRSGGVARNDFAAQMIPSAAPFGGVGRSGMGAYHGKAGFDAFSHQRTVVGTDLPFSMTGSAAPPFRRGMRMYADATLAMARRRTHRRLRNQ, encoded by the coding sequence ATGGGCACGACCGACGAACGGGTGAGTGGACAGGTGGACATGCGTGCCCTGCTGGACCGTCAGCGGCGCTCCTTCATCGCCGACGGACCGCCGGACGTCGCGGTCCGGCGACACCGCATCGACCGGTTGTTGGCGCTGGTGCTCGACAACACCGACGAGTTCGCCGACGCGATGGCCGCCGACTTCGGCACGCGGTCCCGGTCGGCATCACTGTTCACCGAAGTCGTCGGGATCATCCCGGTGATCGAACACACCAGAGCCCACGTGGCGCAATGGATGCGGGCGACCAAGCTGATGCGTGCCGCCCGAGTGGCGGGCCTGCGAGCCGAGGTGGAGCCGGCGCCGCTGGGTGTCGTCGGCATCATCGGTCCATGGAACTTCCCGCTGAATCTGGTGGTACTGCCGGCCGCTGCGGCGTTCGCCGCAGGAAACCGGGTGATGATCAAGATGTCCGAGATCACCTCGCACACAGCAGAGGTGATGTGCGCGAAGGCACCCGACTATTTCGACGAGACCGAACTGGCCGTACTGGTCGGTGGCGCCGACACGGCCGCGGAGTTCTCGACACTGCCGTTGGATCACCTCTTCTTCACCGGCTCGCCCGGGGTCGGCGCACTGGTGCAGCGCGCTGCATCGGAGAACCTGGTCCCGGTGACCCTCGAACTCGGGGGCAAGAACCCGGTGGTGGTGGCGTCCGACGCCGATATCCGCCGCTCTGCCACCCGGATCGCTCAGGCACGCATGGTCAACGGCGGACAGGTATGCGTCTGTCCCGATTACGTCTTCGTGCCAGATCACAAGATCGGCGAATTCGTCGACGTCGCCCGCCAGACGTTGCGCACCATGTTCCCGTCGATCGTCGGCAACGGCGATTACTGCTCGAGCGTCAACGACGCCAACTTCGACCGGGTGGTCGGGCTGATCGACGATGCGCGCACCCGCGGGGCTACGGTGGAAGCCGTTGCGCCGCCGGGAGAGTCGCTGCCGGACCGGACGAGCCGCAAGATCGCACCGACCATCGTGCGTGATATCGACGACACGATGAGGATCGCCCGGGAGGAGATCTTCGGACCCGTCCTGGTGGTGCACGGGTACGCCACGCTGACACAGGCGATCGACTACATCAACGCCCGCCCCGCGCCCCTGGTGGCCTACTGGTATGGACCCGACGGTACGGCGTTCCGGACCTTCGTGAGCCACACCCGCAGTGGTGGTGTGGCCCGCAACGACTTCGCCGCGCAGATGATTCCGTCGGCGGCACCATTCGGTGGCGTCGGGCGCAGCGGTATGGGCGCCTATCACGGCAAGGCCGGCTTCGATGCGTTCAGTCACCAGCGCACGGTGGTGGGTACCGACCTGCCGTTCAGCATGACCGGCAGCGCGGCGCCGCCGTTCCGGCGCGGAATGCGGATGTACGCCGACGCCACCCTCGCCATGGCGCGCCGGCGCACCCATCGCAGGCTCAGGAATCAGTGA
- a CDS encoding cysteine hydrolase, producing MTTAVVTQELQGAVVGPDAGLALLAEEARRVALPNIARLLPAARAAGHHVVHCLVQRRPDGLGSNHNARLFAAGKRSVDIIPGSAGATLLPEFGPEPADLVLSRWHGVGPMGGTDLDAILRNLGVTTIVAVGVSLNIAIPNLVMDAVNAGYRVVLPRDAVAGFPAEYGAAVIDNSLSLLATVTTTDDLIATWSTHA from the coding sequence GTGACCACGGCCGTCGTCACCCAGGAACTCCAGGGTGCGGTGGTCGGGCCCGACGCCGGGCTGGCCCTGCTCGCCGAGGAGGCGCGGCGGGTGGCACTGCCCAACATCGCCCGGTTGCTGCCCGCGGCCCGTGCCGCCGGCCACCACGTCGTGCACTGCCTGGTGCAGCGCCGCCCGGATGGGTTGGGCTCCAATCACAATGCCCGGCTGTTCGCCGCGGGTAAGCGCTCCGTCGACATCATCCCCGGTAGCGCCGGTGCCACTCTGCTGCCCGAATTCGGCCCGGAGCCCGCCGATCTGGTGCTGTCACGCTGGCACGGCGTCGGCCCGATGGGCGGCACCGATCTGGACGCGATCCTGCGCAATCTGGGTGTGACCACCATCGTCGCCGTCGGCGTCTCGCTGAACATCGCCATCCCCAACCTCGTGATGGACGCCGTGAACGCCGGCTACCGGGTCGTGCTCCCGCGCGACGCAGTAGCGGGATTCCCGGCCGAGTACGGTGCGGCCGTCATCGACAACAGCCTGTCCCTACTTGCCACCGTCACCACCACCGACGATCTGATCGCGACCTGGAGTACACATGCCTGA